From the Synechococcus sp. HK01-R genome, one window contains:
- a CDS encoding Gfo/Idh/MocA family protein, translated as MTDPMVPVKVGVIGIGNMGWHHARVLSLLKDAELVGVADPDAERGHLATEQFGCRWFASYEAMLSEVEAVCIAVPTLLHHAVGLACLEAGLHVLIEKPIAASQEEAAALIAASSRNGRLLQVGHIERFNPAFRELTKVVASEEVVVLEARRHSPHADRANDVSVVLDLMIHDLDLVLELAQAPVVRLAAAGGRSAEGPIDYVNATLGFANGVVASLTASKMSHRKIRSLSAHCRASLVETDFLNHTLHIHRRAHEWYSADHGELLYRNDGFIEEVSTTSIEPLYAELEHFLQCVRGRETPAVDGLQASRALRLADLIEQAVEHPGMGVPLSDPI; from the coding sequence ATGACCGACCCCATGGTTCCGGTGAAGGTCGGCGTGATCGGCATCGGCAACATGGGCTGGCATCACGCCCGCGTGCTCAGCCTGCTCAAGGATGCGGAGCTTGTGGGCGTCGCAGATCCCGATGCTGAGCGCGGTCATCTCGCCACCGAGCAGTTCGGATGCCGCTGGTTTGCCAGTTACGAGGCCATGCTCAGCGAGGTGGAGGCGGTTTGCATTGCCGTGCCCACGCTGCTGCACCATGCGGTTGGACTGGCCTGTCTGGAGGCTGGTCTGCATGTGCTGATCGAGAAGCCGATCGCCGCCAGCCAGGAAGAGGCGGCGGCCCTGATCGCCGCCTCCAGCCGCAACGGTCGCCTGCTGCAGGTCGGTCACATTGAGCGTTTCAACCCTGCCTTCCGTGAACTGACCAAGGTGGTGGCCAGCGAGGAGGTGGTGGTGCTGGAAGCGCGCCGTCACAGCCCCCATGCCGACCGAGCCAATGATGTGTCCGTGGTCTTGGATTTGATGATCCACGACCTCGATCTGGTGCTGGAGCTGGCCCAGGCACCGGTGGTGCGCCTTGCCGCTGCCGGAGGCCGCAGTGCCGAAGGTCCGATCGATTACGTCAACGCCACGCTTGGGTTTGCCAATGGTGTGGTGGCCAGCCTGACGGCCAGCAAGATGAGCCACCGCAAGATCCGCAGCCTCAGCGCCCATTGCCGGGCGAGCCTGGTCGAGACCGATTTCCTCAATCACACCCTGCATATTCACCGCCGTGCCCACGAGTGGTACTCGGCCGATCACGGTGAATTGCTCTACCGCAATGATGGATTCATTGAGGAGGTCAGTACCACCTCGATTGAACCGCTTTACGCCGAGCTGGAGCACTTCCTCCAGTGCGTCCGCGGTCGTGAAACCCCTGCAGTGGATGGTCTTCAGGCCTCCCGGGCCCTCCGCTTGGCCGATTTGATCGAGCAGGCGGTGGAGCACCCCGGCATGGGAGTGCCCCTCAGCGATCCGATCTGA
- a CDS encoding glycoside hydrolase family 15 protein: MVLSHPSLSHPSLISPDSTSEEARWSLLESLDAAIDQVVLQRQHPISGLLPASTAHTVHGNYGDAWVRDCVYSIQCVWGLALAHRRLNDGATARSWELEQRVLALMRGLLNAMMRQAAKVERFKQSLDPLDALHAKYDTASGDTVVPDDGWGHLQIDATSLFLLQLAQLTRSGLTVLQSRHEADFVQNLIYYVARAYRVPDYGIWERGDKGNHGLPERNASSIGMAKAALEALDGLDLFGVHGDGSLQAQIPHGAVVRLRRALQGLLPRESASKEADSACLSVVGYPAWAVEDPQLVQRTCERIRRDLGGAYGYKRFRRDGHQTVVEDISRLHYERDELATFEGIESEWPLFLAYELVTACCEERWEDARHWRERLQPLAVEHNGQRLFPELYLVPDSVVELERRSPGSQKRLANDNVPLLWTQSLTWLGEMLLSGLLLPEDLDPCGRRLPQQLGADQVLVALVPASSTLSASLQSRGIPVTDPDRCSIQVLPSDALGERLQQLGANPALGLGGHPPLRAETATTARFYRQGEARMAFLPAVLEEDTFYLADDPKQLLDTVVNELHLLQRHWRGAGAPLLLIPLPDVLVQRDLETVQELASRLASGELEGIAVQLAPLEQLASQGQWLDLPAGLDPGRVRSFQPPAAASELLQDSTDLEDLTAAQEQELDEISLPELRARLWRSSSLREQAEVLELLHRHLGDEAILTGPSGSPVELRSLLEEIYHRGLHQQDWNVVRRCAGVLGLVHPQLEDALIDLLARQKTVVVGRSYSSDSLLATPLANGAIATRIRRTCGTDSREQALQQELLLALDGIARREPQMLKGTLTLQLGQLMLMLTAELAAESRLSQDQAFEALCSDPPHTIGRRLRAVLADLEHAHASLQRNEALHLSGPVQWAVPSPLEESPSGDDWLQQRIRLGSLQRVPKDFHAGIWSLLQHCRGLVIGDKLERRNRLTSALLLEKTPGEKNFATLVEHLLSRIPAPEYRQLCTECLLSLMAFVTTNPTVHIDDDVALDVVIGHAVRVGWLMTHPELEASSYAVHKADAWDQFYRSSPADCRRWQIAALRELIRSDR, translated from the coding sequence ATGGTTCTGTCGCACCCCTCCCTGTCGCACCCCTCCCTCATCAGCCCAGACAGCACCTCAGAGGAGGCGCGCTGGAGCCTGCTCGAAAGCCTTGATGCGGCCATTGATCAGGTGGTGCTGCAGCGACAGCATCCGATCAGCGGCTTGCTGCCCGCAAGCACCGCCCACACCGTGCATGGCAACTACGGCGACGCCTGGGTACGGGACTGTGTGTACTCGATCCAGTGCGTCTGGGGCCTGGCCCTCGCCCATCGTCGACTGAACGACGGCGCCACAGCACGCTCCTGGGAGTTGGAGCAACGCGTGCTCGCCCTGATGCGCGGCCTGCTGAACGCCATGATGCGCCAGGCCGCCAAGGTGGAGCGGTTCAAGCAGAGCCTTGATCCCCTCGATGCACTCCACGCCAAATACGACACCGCTAGTGGCGACACCGTGGTGCCTGACGACGGCTGGGGGCATCTGCAAATCGACGCCACTTCGCTGTTTCTGCTGCAGCTCGCCCAGCTGACCCGCAGCGGTCTGACCGTGTTGCAGAGTCGCCACGAGGCCGACTTCGTCCAAAACCTGATCTATTACGTGGCCCGGGCCTATCGCGTGCCTGACTACGGGATCTGGGAGCGGGGTGACAAGGGAAACCATGGCCTGCCCGAACGAAACGCCAGTTCGATCGGCATGGCCAAGGCTGCCCTCGAGGCCCTCGACGGCCTCGACCTGTTCGGCGTCCACGGTGACGGATCCCTGCAGGCGCAGATTCCCCATGGCGCCGTTGTGCGCCTGCGACGGGCCCTGCAGGGTCTGCTGCCACGGGAATCGGCCAGCAAGGAGGCAGACAGCGCCTGCCTCTCCGTGGTGGGGTATCCAGCCTGGGCCGTGGAAGACCCCCAACTTGTGCAACGCACCTGCGAGCGGATCCGCCGCGACCTTGGGGGGGCCTATGGCTACAAGCGCTTCCGACGTGATGGTCACCAAACCGTGGTGGAGGACATCAGCCGCCTTCATTACGAACGGGACGAGCTCGCCACGTTTGAGGGGATCGAATCGGAATGGCCCCTATTCCTCGCCTATGAACTGGTCACCGCTTGCTGCGAAGAGCGCTGGGAGGACGCCCGTCACTGGCGGGAGCGGCTGCAGCCGCTAGCGGTCGAGCACAACGGACAACGGCTCTTCCCTGAGCTGTATCTGGTGCCGGATTCGGTGGTGGAGCTGGAGCGACGCAGCCCCGGCAGCCAGAAGCGGCTTGCCAACGACAACGTGCCCCTGCTCTGGACCCAGAGCCTGACCTGGCTGGGAGAGATGCTGCTGAGCGGACTGCTCCTGCCGGAAGACCTGGACCCCTGTGGCCGCAGGCTGCCCCAGCAGCTCGGTGCCGATCAGGTGCTGGTTGCCCTGGTTCCAGCCAGTTCCACCCTGAGCGCCAGCCTGCAGAGCCGCGGGATCCCAGTCACCGATCCCGACCGGTGCAGCATCCAGGTGCTGCCCTCCGATGCCCTGGGTGAACGACTTCAGCAACTGGGGGCGAACCCAGCCCTGGGGCTTGGCGGCCATCCACCCCTGCGCGCTGAAACCGCCACGACTGCACGCTTCTACCGCCAGGGCGAAGCCCGGATGGCCTTTTTGCCTGCGGTGCTTGAGGAGGACACCTTCTACCTCGCGGATGACCCAAAGCAGCTGCTGGACACCGTGGTGAACGAACTGCATCTGCTGCAGCGTCACTGGCGGGGCGCAGGCGCCCCGCTTCTGCTGATCCCCCTGCCAGACGTTCTTGTTCAGCGGGATCTCGAGACCGTGCAGGAGCTGGCAAGCCGACTGGCAAGCGGTGAACTGGAAGGCATTGCTGTGCAGCTCGCCCCCTTGGAGCAACTGGCAAGCCAGGGGCAGTGGCTGGACCTGCCAGCCGGCCTCGATCCCGGAAGGGTTCGGTCCTTCCAGCCCCCTGCAGCGGCATCCGAACTGCTGCAGGATTCCACTGACCTGGAGGATCTAACCGCCGCGCAGGAACAGGAGCTCGATGAGATCTCCCTGCCGGAATTGCGGGCTCGTCTATGGAGAAGCTCCTCCCTCCGGGAGCAAGCCGAGGTGCTGGAACTGCTCCACCGCCATCTCGGTGACGAAGCGATTCTCACCGGTCCGAGTGGATCGCCGGTGGAGCTGCGCAGCCTGCTGGAGGAGATCTATCACCGAGGCTTGCATCAACAGGACTGGAATGTGGTGCGCCGCTGCGCCGGAGTGCTCGGCCTGGTGCATCCCCAGCTGGAGGATGCGCTGATCGACCTGCTGGCCCGTCAGAAAACTGTGGTGGTGGGGCGCAGCTACAGCAGCGACTCCCTCCTGGCCACCCCCCTGGCCAATGGGGCGATCGCCACAAGAATCCGACGCACCTGCGGTACTGACTCCCGTGAGCAGGCTCTGCAGCAGGAGCTGCTCCTCGCCCTCGACGGGATCGCTCGCCGCGAACCCCAGATGCTCAAGGGCACGCTCACCTTGCAACTCGGGCAGCTGATGCTGATGCTCACCGCCGAACTGGCGGCGGAATCAAGACTCAGTCAGGACCAAGCCTTTGAGGCCCTCTGCTCTGACCCTCCCCATACGATCGGTCGCCGGCTACGGGCGGTGCTCGCCGACCTTGAACATGCCCACGCCTCCTTGCAGCGCAATGAAGCCCTGCACCTCAGCGGTCCGGTGCAGTGGGCCGTTCCCTCCCCCCTGGAGGAGTCGCCCAGCGGTGACGACTGGCTGCAGCAACGCATCCGGCTGGGCTCTCTGCAACGGGTCCCGAAGGATTTCCATGCTGGGATCTGGTCACTGCTGCAGCATTGCCGCGGCCTCGTGATCGGCGACAAGCTCGAACGACGCAACCGTCTCACCAGTGCTCTGCTGCTGGAGAAGACCCCGGGCGAGAAAAATTTCGCCACCCTCGTGGAGCATCTGCTCAGCCGCATCCCGGCGCCGGAATACAGACAGCTCTGTACGGAGTGCCTGCTGTCACTGATGGCGTTTGTGACCACCAACCCAACGGTGCACATCGATGACGATGTGGCCCTTGATGTGGTCATCGGTCACGCCGTGCGGGTGGGCTGGCTCATGACCCACCCTGAGCTGGAGGCTTCCAGCTACGCAGTGCATAAGGCTGACGCCTGGGATCAGTTCTACCGGTCCTCGCCCGCCGACTGCCGTCGCTGGCAGATCGCCGCTCTGCGGGAGCTGATCAGATCGGATCGCTGA
- a CDS encoding WecB/TagA/CpsF family glycosyltransferase, producing MDAVSTDPCDQHRCQVLGVGVDACRDVHAAAIGLHARGGGQIVTLNAEMTMAARADAQLGAAIAAAELVIPDGAGVVWALARQGVRVGRSPGIELARALLAYAEAHGWTVALIGAAPEVMDRLRQRLAAELPALRLVMAEHGYQSAESWPLLERRLQVLKPDLVLVALGVPRQETWTQRLHADQPGLWMGVGGSFDVWAGVKQRAPQWMGRLQVEWLYRLVQEPSRWRRMLSLPGFAWEVIRRGEGRAKRR from the coding sequence ATGGACGCCGTCAGTACCGATCCGTGTGATCAGCACCGTTGTCAGGTGCTTGGTGTTGGGGTGGATGCCTGTCGGGATGTCCACGCCGCTGCCATCGGTTTGCATGCACGAGGCGGTGGTCAGATCGTCACCCTGAATGCAGAGATGACGATGGCGGCCAGGGCTGATGCGCAGCTCGGCGCAGCGATTGCCGCCGCCGAGCTGGTGATCCCCGACGGTGCTGGGGTGGTCTGGGCCTTGGCTCGCCAGGGCGTGCGGGTGGGCCGCAGTCCTGGAATTGAGTTGGCTCGTGCTCTCTTGGCCTATGCCGAAGCGCATGGCTGGACAGTGGCCCTGATCGGCGCGGCGCCGGAGGTCATGGATCGCTTGCGCCAGCGTCTGGCGGCAGAGTTGCCGGCCCTGCGACTCGTGATGGCCGAACACGGCTATCAATCAGCCGAGAGCTGGCCGCTGCTCGAGCGGCGCCTGCAGGTGCTGAAACCAGACCTCGTCCTCGTCGCCCTCGGAGTTCCCCGTCAGGAGACCTGGACCCAGCGGCTGCATGCCGATCAACCCGGACTCTGGATGGGTGTTGGCGGCAGTTTTGACGTCTGGGCCGGAGTCAAGCAGCGTGCACCCCAATGGATGGGGCGACTGCAAGTGGAGTGGCTGTATCGATTGGTGCAGGAGCCGAGTCGTTGGCGGCGGATGCTGTCGTTGCCTGGCTTCGCCTGGGAGGTGATCCGCAGGGGTGAAGGCAGAGCCAAGCGACGCTGA
- a CDS encoding photosystem II reaction center protein K: MAATTLDLLAQLPEAYQAFGPLVDILPIIPLFFLLLAFVWQASVGFR, translated from the coding sequence ATGGCCGCCACCACACTCGATCTGCTGGCCCAACTGCCCGAGGCCTATCAGGCCTTCGGACCGCTGGTCGACATCCTGCCGATCATTCCCCTGTTCTTCCTGCTGCTTGCCTTCGTTTGGCAGGCCTCCGTCGGCTTCCGCTGA
- the tgt gene encoding tRNA guanosine(34) transglycosylase Tgt, producing MFSFQIEAHCTHTRARCGCFQTPHGPVNTPRFMPVGTLGTVKGVSTTQLADTGAQMVLSNTYHLHLQPGEGIVAEAGGLHRFMGWDGPMLTDSGGFQVFSLGELNRIDDHGVDFRNPRDGSKILLTPERSMEIQMALGADVAMAFDQCPPYPASESDVEEACRRTHAWLERCASAHNRPDQALFGIVQGGCFPHLREQSARTVAGFDLPGIAIGGVSVGEPVEEMHRIVREVTPLLPDDRPRYLMGIGTLREMAVAVANGIDLFDCVLPTRLGRHGTALVDGERWNLRNARFRHDHSPLDASCPCTACTRHSRAYLHHLIRSDELLGLTLLSLHNLTHLIRFTTAMGQAIRDGCFAEDFAPWLPESPAHHTW from the coding sequence GTGTTCAGCTTTCAGATCGAAGCCCACTGCACCCACACGCGTGCACGCTGCGGCTGCTTCCAAACCCCCCACGGCCCGGTGAACACCCCACGGTTCATGCCCGTGGGCACCCTTGGCACCGTGAAAGGGGTGAGCACCACCCAGCTCGCGGACACAGGCGCTCAGATGGTGCTGTCCAACACCTATCACCTGCATCTGCAGCCCGGCGAAGGGATCGTGGCGGAGGCCGGCGGCCTCCACCGTTTCATGGGCTGGGACGGCCCGATGCTGACCGATTCCGGTGGTTTCCAGGTGTTCAGCCTGGGTGAGCTGAACCGCATCGACGATCACGGCGTTGATTTCCGTAACCCCCGCGATGGCAGCAAGATTCTCCTGACCCCGGAACGGTCGATGGAGATCCAGATGGCTCTCGGGGCTGATGTGGCGATGGCCTTCGATCAATGCCCGCCCTATCCGGCCAGCGAAAGCGACGTGGAGGAAGCCTGTCGCCGCACCCACGCCTGGCTCGAGCGCTGTGCCTCAGCCCACAATCGGCCTGACCAAGCCCTCTTCGGCATTGTGCAGGGGGGCTGCTTCCCGCATCTTCGCGAGCAGAGTGCCCGCACAGTCGCTGGCTTCGACCTGCCCGGTATCGCCATCGGTGGCGTGAGTGTGGGCGAACCGGTGGAGGAGATGCACCGGATCGTCAGAGAGGTCACGCCCTTACTTCCCGATGACCGTCCTCGGTATCTGATGGGCATCGGCACCCTCCGGGAGATGGCGGTGGCCGTGGCCAATGGCATCGACCTCTTCGACTGTGTGCTCCCGACCCGGCTCGGACGCCATGGCACCGCCCTGGTCGATGGCGAGCGCTGGAATCTGCGCAATGCCCGCTTCCGCCACGACCACAGCCCGCTGGATGCCAGCTGCCCCTGCACCGCCTGCACACGCCACAGCCGCGCCTACCTCCATCACCTGATCCGCAGCGATGAACTGCTCGGACTGACCCTGCTCAGCCTCCACAACCTGACCCACCTGATCCGCTTCACGACTGCAATGGGGCAAGCGATCCGGGACGGTTGTTTTGCAGAGGATTTCGCTCCCTGGCTCCCAGAGTCTCCCGCCCATCACACGTGGTAG
- the cobS gene encoding adenosylcobinamide-GDP ribazoletransferase, translated as MAPLWIRDFAGAWVFYTVLPGWPRLQPRFERIARFAPWIGLVIGSLQALLWLLLEALGWSPLPLVLAVTSFGAWLTGGLHLDGVMDTGDGLAAGRDRCLEAMDDSRVGASGVLALLLVLALLVAALLTLAQHQPSLVPLVLPVVAFWGRCSPLWAMLGFPYLREEGTASFHRTHARSGQELIPAAAVVGLGLVVLLPWPQWRGLLISVPCGLLAAWGVATWLGRRLGGHTGDTYGASVVWTETLTLVLLALLLGG; from the coding sequence ATGGCTCCGCTCTGGATCCGCGACTTCGCTGGCGCCTGGGTCTTCTACACCGTGTTGCCGGGTTGGCCCCGCCTTCAGCCCCGCTTTGAACGGATCGCTCGCTTCGCTCCCTGGATCGGCTTGGTGATCGGCAGCTTGCAGGCCCTGCTTTGGCTGCTGTTGGAGGCATTGGGCTGGTCGCCACTCCCGCTGGTGCTGGCGGTGACCAGTTTCGGTGCCTGGTTGACCGGAGGTCTCCATCTCGATGGTGTGATGGACACCGGGGATGGCCTGGCGGCTGGTCGAGATCGATGCCTGGAGGCGATGGATGACAGCCGCGTCGGGGCCAGCGGCGTGCTGGCGTTGTTGCTGGTGCTCGCACTGCTGGTGGCAGCGCTGTTGACGCTGGCCCAGCATCAACCGTCCCTTGTGCCGCTAGTGCTCCCCGTCGTTGCGTTCTGGGGGCGCTGTTCTCCGCTCTGGGCGATGTTGGGCTTCCCTTATCTGCGCGAGGAGGGAACGGCGTCCTTTCACCGAACCCATGCCCGATCAGGCCAAGAGCTGATTCCCGCCGCAGCGGTTGTTGGGCTTGGGCTCGTGGTGTTGCTGCCGTGGCCGCAGTGGCGAGGGCTGCTGATCAGTGTTCCCTGCGGACTACTAGCGGCCTGGGGAGTGGCCACTTGGCTGGGGCGCCGTCTGGGGGGGCACACCGGAGATACCTACGGTGCCTCCGTGGTCTGGACTGAAACACTCACGTTGGTGTTGCTGGCGCTTCTGCTGGGAGGGTGA